The Deinococcus detaillensis genomic interval AGCTACTGACAAACGGTACGCTCTGGCCAAAGGCCTTGCCTTTCTCGCCGCTGAAGGTTGCGCCGGTGCTGACGCCCACATATAAGCCGCTGTTGCTCTGATCGTCGGCCATCATGGTCATGCCGCTGCCCATGGTGTCGCCGATCACGACGGTGGTCGCCGGGGTGGCGGGCGTGGTGGTCACGGTGCTGTTGGTGGTGGTGCTGGTGGTGCCGCGTGCTTCCAGCGCGGAAACGCGGGCGGTCAGGGCGTCCACGTTGGCGGTGCTGCCAGCGGGGCCAGCCGGGCCTTGTGCGCCAGCGGGGCCTTGCGCTCCGGCAGGGCCAGCCGGGCCGACGGGGCCAGCTGCGCCGTCAGCGCCAGCGGGGCCAGCCGGGCCTTCAGGCATGTTCTGCATGGCAGTTTCCAGCGCGTCGATGCGCGAGGTCAGTTCATCCACGTTGCTGGTATCCATCGTTGCGCTGCCCATCGCTGCGATTTTATCTTCGAGCGCGGTGACGCGGCCCTGCTGATCGGTAGAGGCTTTTTCGAGGTCGTCCACGCGGCTGCCAATGGCGGCCAACTCGGTGGAGACGTCCTGCATGCCTTTGGTGATGGTGGCCAAGTCTGCGGCGCTCAGTGCGGGAGCGGCCTGAGTCAGTGCGCCGGTTTGCAGCAAGCGGGCGAAGATCAGAGCGGCCTGATAACGGGTCAGGTTTTCATTGCCCCGGAAGGTGCCGTCGGGGAAGCCCTGAATCAGGCCCTTTTGGGTAATCAGGTCGACGGCGTCTTTGGCCCAGTGGCCGGCGGGGATGTCGGTGAAGTTGGTCACCGTCGCGCTGGTCACGGGCGCGGTGTCTTGTGCGCCGGCGACTCCCAAAGCGAGGGCCATCGTTGCAGCAATCATTACAAATTTTTTCATCTTCTCTCCTCGAGTAGCTTCGTCGTGTTTGCTTTTCAGCTCACGATCTCGCTCTTTACCGTAGTCAGGTTCTATGAGCGGCCAGTGAATCTGCGCTGTTCATGGCCTAACCATGAGCTGACCGTGTTTGGCCGTCTCACTTACCTCAGCGGCGGACGGTTTGGTGTAAGGCACACGCTCTATCTCTTGTGAGACGGCGTTTTGCGCTTTGTGGCGCTCGCTTGACCTGCTCAGGAGAGCCTGTACCAGAGACTGAATCTGACGGGAGATGTGCAAAGTCCTACGACGAATCTCACGCTCTTGTCTGGTCAGGCCAGCCGAATCGGCGGCGACTGAATTTGCGAGGAAGGCTGTGAGAAGATAGCAGGCATGCTAGATGAACTGGATTTTAATACGCTGGTGATCGACCAACACGGCGACCTCGCGGTGCTGACCATCAACCGCCCGCAGGCGCTCAACGCCCTCAGCGGCGAAACCCTGATCGAACTCGTCGAAGCGGTAGAAGCCATTGCCGAAAACGCGGAGATTGCCGCTCTCATCATCACTGGCGGCGGCGACAAGGCGTTCGTGGCCGGAGCCGACATCGGCGAACTGAGCCGCTTGGAAGGCGTTTACGCCGGGCGCGAAGCCTCGCTAGGCGGGCAAAACGTGATGCACGAAATTGCCTCGCTGCCGTTTCCGACGATTGCGGCCATCAATGGCTACGCGCTGGGCGGCGGCTTGGAACTGGCGCTGGCCTGCGACGTGCGGGTGGCTTCGCACACGGCCAAGTTGGGGTTGCCGGAAGTCACGCTGGGCCTGATTCCCGGCTACGGCGGCACCCAGCGCCTCGCCCGCTTGGTGGGGCCGGGCCGGGCGCTCGACATGATGATGACGGGCCGCCAGGTCGGGGCCGACGAAGCCCTGCAGATGGGTCTGGTGAATTATCTGGCCGAAAACCCACTGGAAAAAGCCCGCGAAGTCGCTCAGATGATGACCAAAAATGCGCCGATTGCCCTCTCGCTCATCAAAGAAGCGGTGCGGCGCGGCTTGACCGGCAGCTTGGAAGAAGGCTTGGAAATCGAAGCGGACTTGTTCGGGATGGCGGCGGCCACTGCCGATTTCAAAGAAGGCACGGCGGCTTTCTTGGCCAAGCGCAAAGCCAACTTTCAAGGCGAGTAAGTAGGAGCAAATAACCGCTGAAGCCGACAAGCCGAGTACGGTGAAAGTCAGCATAAAACAAGCTCCCGGGCGCTAGAGTTCGGGGGCTTGCCTTTTTCCGCATCTATTTTCCCTCCCCAGCAGGAGTCCGTATGAGCGACCAGAAATTTACCCTCAACGTCAGCGGCGGTGCGCTGCATGACGTGGCAACCCGCCGCAAAGCTGCGCCCAGGGCCGTTGAATTTGCCACGCCCCGCGCCAAGCTGATCGAAGAAGCCGACCGCGCCATTCGCGCCGACCTCGCCGAGTTTCCCCGCGCTTTGGCCGCTTACGACGCTTTGCAAAGCGACCCCGAAGCGCTGGCCGATTGGGACATGGCCAATTACATCACCATGCGCAAGCTCGGCTACAACGATCACGGGCGGGTTCACGCTTTTATCACCGGCGCGGCCAGCCTCGCCATCCTGGAACTGCTGCTCGAAGGCGGCGTCAAGCCCGACATCATCGAGAGCGGCATCGGCGAAGTGGACGACGTGTACCTAACCATCATTCTCGGCACCATGCTGCACGACATCGGCAACCAGATTCACCGCGCCGCGCACGAGCAGCACGGCGTGATGCTGGCGCTGCCGATCATCGACCGCATCCTGAAACCGATTTACGAAGACGTGTTCAAACGCACCAAGATTCGCAGCTTTATTCTGGGCTGCGTCAATTGCCACGACCTCAACCCGCCGCCGCTGACCATCGAAGCAGGTATCACAGCAGTGGCCGACGGCACCGACATCACCAAGGGGCGCGGGCGCAAGGCTTTTGCGCTGGGCAGCGTGGACATTCACTCGATCAGCGCTTTGGCCGTCGATCAGGTCGTCATCGAGCGCGGGCAGAACAAGCCCGTGCGGATCAACGTGACCATGAACAACTCCGGCGGCATTTTTCAGGTGGAAGAAGTGTTGGCCCCCAAAGTCATTCGCACGCCGCTGAGCAAGTATGTGGAGCTGCACGCCCGCACCCGCCCGCAGGGAGACGAGCAGATCGTCAGCCGGGTTCGCTTAGAGAGTGATCATTTCGTGGTGGATCTGGACGGCGGTGAAACAGTCGACGTTGGGGTCAAAGACAGTCAACTGGAAGCTGCACAGGCGGTGGCCGGGTCGCTGGGCACCGGCGTGGAGAGCCATTAGCGGTGCCTGCTTACCCGCCCGTCACCCCCGACTGGAGCTATGAGCGTACCCACTGGCGGCGCGGCTTTTTCCGGGTGGCTGGTGTAGACGAAGCCGGGCGCGGCGCGTGGGCTGGCCCGTTGACGGTGGCGGCGGTGATTTTGCCGAATAACCTGGGCGATTTGCCGTTCCGCGATAGCAAGCAGCTTCGCCCCGCCGAGCGCGAGGAACTGGCCACTGAGGTGCGCCGCGTGGCGCTGGCCTACGCCGTCGAACACGCCGCGCCCGAAGAAATTGACCGCCTCAACGTGCTGGGAGCCACCCACGCCGCCGCCATGCGGGCCATTGCCCGCCTTGGTCCCAAGCCGCAGGCGCTCGTCACCGATTACCTCAAGCTTCCCACCGACTTACCGTACTCGGCCCCGGCCCGCGCCGACGCGCTGAGCTATTCGGTGGCGGCGGCCTCGCTGCTCGCCAAAACGGAGCGCGACGCGCTGATGCTGGGGCTGGACGCCGAGTATCCGGGCTACGGCTTCGCGGCGCACAAGGGCTATGGCACCTCGCAGCACCGACGAGCACTGGCCGAGTTGGGCGTCAGCGCCGTTCACCGCCGCACGTTTGGGCCGATTGCGAGGTTATTGGAGCCGCGTTTGCTTGAAGAGTGAACACCCTTTTGAAGCTGTGGCCGTCAAATGGTGCTGGGAGTTGGAAAGCTCAGTGGGAGAGTGCGTTTCGGTTCATCTCCTGCCAAAGCCCTCTGCTTGGCAGTTTTCCGAGTACCGCAAAGGTAGAAAAATCAAAAACGCTGCGTTTGTCCGCTTCTCAGCGTCCAAATAACCGAGTTATCCGGACGCTTTCAAGTGGTTATGCTGAGCGCAGCATGGATCGCTGTCGCTGGCAGCACTTGTACATGCAGCAAACCTTAATCATTTTTAATTTGCTCAGTTCCAACTCCCTAGACTGAGGCATGAACCCCAATAATCCCTATCCCTCCACCCGTCAACCTGTTTTGGCACGTGGCGGCATGGTCGCCACTTCGCAGCCCCTCGCCGCACAAGCGGGTTTGTTTGTGCTGCGGGAAGGCGGAAGCGCCGCTGACGCCGCCATCGCCACCGCCGCCGCCCTGACCGTACTCGAGCCGACCAGCAACGGCCTCGGCGGCGACGTTTTCGCTTTGGCTTGGCGCGGCGGCGAGCTTCACGGCCTGAACGCCAGCGGCGCGGCTCCGGCCCGCTGGAACATGGAGACCCTCGGCGGCAATCCAATTCCCCGTCACGGCTGGACGCCCGTCACCGTACCGGGCGGGGTGCGCGGCTGGGCCGACCTGCACGCCGAGTTCGGCAAGCTGCCGTTTGCCCGCTTGCTTGAGCCTGCCATTCAGTATGCCCGCCGTGGCTATCCGCTCAGCCCCGAAGTGGCCCGCCACTGGGCGCGGGCGGCGCAGTCTTACTGTTTGCTGAAAGGCCCGGAATTTGCCGAGTGGTTCAAGGTGTTCATGCCGCAGGGCTTCACGCCCGTTGCCGGAGCGGTGTGGGCTTCTGAAGACCACGCCCGCACCCTCGAGCGGATTGCCGAGAGTCACGGAGCCGACTTCTACGACGGCCACACCGCCCGAGCCATAGACGACGCCAGCCGGCAAGTGGGCGGCTTTCTGAGCGCCGACGATCTCGCCCAGCACGCTTCCGAGTGGGTCACGCCAATCAGCGCCGCTTACCAAGACCACGAAGTCTGGGAAATTCCGCCGAGCGGGCAAGGCATCGCCGCTTTGATCGCCCTGCGGCTGCTCGACGGCATGGATTTGCCTCCGCAGCGGGACGATCCCCGCGCCCTGCACGCCCAAATAGAAGCCATCAAACTGGCTTTTGCTGACGCCCACAAGTTGGTGGCCGATCAGCGCCACAGCGAGGTGCCGGTGGAGTTTTTGCTCTCCGAAGCCCACCGCCAAATGCTGCGTCAGTCCATCACCGACACCGCCCACGATCCCCAAACCCGCCCCCCCAGTAGCGGCGGTACGGTCTATCTGGCGACGGCAGACGGTGAGGGCAACATGGTCAGCTTTATTCAGAGCAATTACATGGGCTTTGGCAGCGGCGTGGTGGTGCCCGGCACCGGCGTGGCGCTTCACAACCGTGGTCACAACTTCAATGTGGAAGAAGGACACGCCAATCGCCTCGCGCCCGGCAAGCGCCCCTACCACACCATCATTCCCGGCTTCCTGACCCGGCAGGGCCAAGCGGTGGGGCCGTTCGGGGTGATGGGCGGGTTTATGCAGCCGCAAGGCCACGTGCAAGTCGTTCTCAATACCGTTCGCAGCGGCCTCAATCCTCAGGCGGCCATCGACGCCCCGCGCTGGCAGTGGCTGGCCGGCAAGGAAATTGAAGTGGAATACGAAATGGGTCAGCCGGTGATCCGCGAACTGATTCGGATGGGCCACACCGTGCGGGTGCAAACCGAGAAGGCCAGTTTCGGGCGCGGCCAGATCATCTGGCGCACTCCGGAGGGCGTGTTGATGGGCGGCAGCGAAAGCCGCGCCGACGGACAGGTGGCGGCGTTTTAGAGCAGTTGTCAAACGAGTAGTCATTCCGGGCAGAGTAGGGGCCGTCTTGAGCAAAGCGGCCCCTTGTCGTGAACAGAATGTCACTGTAGGCCGCCTGTATGGGACCGTTTCTCCCCGTGAGAGCGCGGTTGAGCAGAGCGGTGCGCATTACCGTTGAGGATAGAATGGGCCGCTCCGCCAATGACTTGCGGGCCTCTGTGCGGCGAGCAGTGGAAGTTTGGCGCTGATTCGTACCAATCCCTGAAAACTTGGTTCTTTTCAACCCACCCCACCGCACTGTCATAAATGCTCCAACGAATTTTATGGAATCGCCTATACCCTACAAGTCCAGTTGACCAGAGGTAAAAGCGAGTCAGAGGCGGGCCATCTGTGAGCGGCCGGCAGTGTTTTCAGGTCTACTATTCGGTTCAGATGAGGTCAGTCTATGCTCAGACAAGCACAACCCCTGAATATACCGGCGCTCACCGGCGAGCGCGAAGGCCGCTTTGCTTTGGCGCTGCTGCTGCTGCCCTGGCTGGCCACCGGCCTGCTGATCGTGGGCTGGCAGCTCGCGCCGGGTCTACTGAGCAGATTTATCTACGCGCCGCTGCTCCTGAGCGTGGTGCTGCTGGGCTTGCCGCACGGTGCGCTGGATCATCTGGTGCCCACCCGTTTGGGATGGCGCTGGGCACAGCGGTTCTGGCCGGTGCTGGGTTACAACTTGCTTTACGCTGGGCTGGCGGGAGCGCTGCTGCTGTGCTGGAAAGTCTGGCCGATGTGGGCGTTCTGGGGCTTTTTGGTGGTAACGGTGCTGCACTGGGGCCAAGGTGATTTGCATTTTCTGGAAACGTCGCTGGGCCGCCGCCGAACCAACGTTTTAAGCGCTCCGTTGACCCTGCTGCTGCGCGGCAGTCTGACAGTCGTGCTTCCGCTGCTGATTTTTCCTGAATGGTTTCAACGGCTCGGGGACGGTGCGGCCAGAGCTTTTGGCACGCCGCTGGCTGCTGGGCCGCTGCTGCCCGCAAGCTGGACAGCCGCGTTGTGGGTGCTGTTTGCCGCCCTCCTGCTGGCGGCTTGCCTGGATACTTGGCGCAGCAGTCCCAAGCGGCTGCTCGAACTCGGTGAGGTGGGGTTGTTGCTGGCGCTGTTTGCAACTGTGCCGCCGCCACTGGCTATAGGCAGTTACTTTTGCCTCTGGCACGCTTGGCGGCATCTGGGGCGACTGCTGGCTCTGCCCGCTGGCCTGCCCGCTCTGCCCAAGACGGCGGGAGGAGAAAAAAATACGGATTCCAGAATGGAGTTGTCCTTCGGCGTTCTTCCGAAAGAGGACACCATGGCCGCAGGCCGTATCACCTCTCACCGCGAGCTGCGCCGCCTCGCCCTGCACTTGCTGCCGATCACGCTGCTGGCGCTGCTGCTGCTGCTGGGGCTGTACTTGTGGGCCGCCCCGCGAATCCACGACGCGGAGACTTTCGCCGCTCTGTATCTGGCGCTGATCGCTGCGCTGACTGGGCCTCACGCGCTGCTGGTGGCCCTGATGGACTGGCCGGAGAAGCGGTCTACGGGTTCACCGAATCCTTGATGTCTATCGGCCCCCACTACCGGCAGCCGCGCTCCCTCACCTCAAGCTCGCGCTGCCGAAATTTGATTATCATCTGACCTCACTGCTCTTGCTCGCGCTGACTTACCGCGCTGTAGCCCAGCGGAAAAGTTCGCACCTCACGCAGCTCTCCGCTCGCTTCCTTGGTCAGTGAAGCGGCCTGCACTTCAAAGCTGCCCTGCGGCGGGCGGAGGTCTTTAAGTGCGTTCCAGATGCTTTCCTCGGCCCAGTCCACCACTCCGATGGCCAGCGAGACATGCGGAATGAAGCGCTCACCGTCGTAGCTGCTCGGCGGAGCGCCCGGCACCTGAATGAGGCGCTGGTGGAGGCCGTGTAGCGGCACGCTGAGAGCGTATTCCAAAAAGATGACGTGCGGGAAGCGCCGCCAGTGCAAAAATTCCACCTGAAACGGCGGCACGCCTGCCAAGCTGCGGCGCACATCGCAAATGAGTTCATTAGGGTCGCCCGCGTATTCGAAGGGAGCGCGTAAATTCAGGTGCGCCTCGCCGTAACTGCGCACGCCCAGCCGCCGCTGCAAAGCGCTGAGCCACTCGGCGAGTTCGGCGGTGGGCCACGCCACCACACTGTAAAGGCCCACGCCTGCTCAGCCGACCTTGTAGCGGCACTCCGCCGCGCCGCAGGAGAGCCGCGATTCACGGCTGATCGGCACGCCCAGCAGTTCGCGGTAGAGGCTCAGCTCGGTCTGGCACAGTTCGGGAAAAGCTTTGGCGACGGCAGGTGCGGGGCAGTTGCGCTGCGAAAGGTACCACTGCCCGCGTTCTTGGTAAGCGCGGGCAGCGTAACCGTGCTGGCACAGCGCCTCTGTCAGTGCTTCCAGCTTGCTGCCGAGGTCGCCGTGCTGACTGAGCAGCGGAGCGAGCAGCTCATACAAATCCAGTTGCCGGGCGTCCAATACCCGCATCACCGCGCCCTCGCCAAACAGGGTATCTACATGCCTGAGCACGTCCACACACAGCGAAGCGTAGGCTTTAGGAAAGGTCGCCTCGCCCGCTTCCGTCAGCACATACACGTGCTGTGGACGGCCCCGCCCGCCGGGTTTTTCGCTGCGGACGTCTAAGTGTCCGGCGTCTTGCAGGTCTTGTAAATGCCGCCGAATCGCCGGGACGCTCAGGCCGAGTTTGTCGGCAAGGGTCTGGGCAGTGGCGCAGTCGCATTCCTTGACCGCTTCCAGCAACTTGTCTTTGGTGCGCTCTGGGGTGCGCTCCGGCAAACTGGCGGCAGGAATGGCGGCAACGACAGTCACGGCCCTTACGCCAGTTGTGCCATCGGCAACTCGGTAAGGGTCTGCACACTGACCCGTCCGGCAAGGTTCTGGGCGATTTGCTTAAGGGCAATCGAAGCCGCCGCCTGCGGATGCGAGATCACGGCGGGCGTGCCGTTGTCGGCGTCTTGCCTGACATCGGTATCCAGCGGCACTTCACCCAGAATCGGATAATTGCCGAGCTTGCTGGCTCCGCCACGCCCGAATAAGTCGTAGATATGGCCGGTGTCGGGGGCTTCGAAGTAACTCATATTCTCGATGATGCCCAAAATCGGCACGTTGGCTTTGCGGAACATATCGATGGCGCGGGCGGCGTCGATCAGGGCCACGTCCTGCGGCGTGGTTACGATCACCGCTCCGGTGACTTGCACGCTCTGGGTCAGCGAGAGCTGCACGTCGCCGGTGCCGGGCGGAAGATCCACGATCAGGTAATCGAGTTCGCCCCAGGCCGCGTCTTTGAGAAACTGCTGAATGGCCGAGTGCAGCATCGGCCCGCGCCAGACCAGCGCCTGACCGGCGGGGGAGAGGTTGGCCATGCTGATGAAGCGGATGCCGTGCGCTTCGAGCGGCATCATTTTGCGCTCGGCGTTGCCGGTGAGTTTGGCGCTGCTTTTGCCCAACATGTGCGCCACCGAAGGGCCGTACACGTCGGCGTCCATGAGGCCCACGCTCGCGCCGGACTGGGCCAGAGCGCAGGCGATGTTGACCGCCACCGACGACTTGCCCACGCCGCCTTTGCCGCTGCCTATCAGCAGCACGTTTTTGACGCCGGGCATCGGTGGGGTGCTGGGCATTCTGACTTGTGCGCCAAACTCGACCGTGACCGTTTCGACGCCCGTAACCGACATCACGGCTTCCCGCACGTCGCGCTCGATGGTGGCTTTGAGAGGGCAAGCCGGAGTGGTCAAGTTGACTTTAACGGTGATGTCGCTGCCGGCCACATCAATACGTTCAATCATCCCCAGCGACACCAGGTCGCGGTGCAGTTCGGGATCGTTGACTGAGCGCAGGACTTCAAGGACAGCTTCTCGCATAAAGTGCATTCTTAACGCATCGGGGGCTCAGGGGCAAGGCTGGGCGTCACAAAAGCCCCCGGCTAAGTGCGGTGGGAGCGCGAATCACAGCCAGAATCAGCTTCTTACGCTGCCCCTATTGCCCTCTCACGGACTTTCTTCTTAGCGTTGTACCCGCACACTGATGGGCTGTCCGCTGTAGCTGCTGACGGCGGCGCTGCGGCCTAAATCCACTAAAAAGGTGTTCCAGCCGCTTTTCAAGGTGGCGCTAAACCCGCGTCCCGCTTTGATGGTCACTGCACCGCTGACCCACACCGTGATGAGCGGTTCGCGCTGTGCCTCAGGAAAAGCGTCGAAAAGCGCTTCGTTGTCGTCTCGCTTGCCGTTGCCGTTGGCGTCGTTATAGACAAACAAGTTGGTGGCGGCGCTTTGAACGGGGGCGCTGAGCTGCACGTCTCCAATTACGCCAGGCCAGCCGATGGCTTCGGGGCGCAGCGGAAACTGAGCGCGGCTGGGCGGCGGCTCGTCGGGCCAAGTCAGGATGAAGCTGCCGCCAGTAATCGCCGTGCTGGACAACTCGCTGCCCGCTGCGCCCGAAGGCTGCACGCTCCACAGGCCCAGCCGCGCCGACGGTGGCAGGCCCGCGCCCCCGACGACGCTGCCTTGAAGGGTCAGCGCTTGGGCCGCAGAAAGTGCTAGGAGCGTTAAAAGAGCCACAGCAGGCTTTTTCATACTTCTCAGTGTAGCGCTCCGACCTGACGCCAGAGTGACGCCAACCTGTTGGCCTCGCCTACCGCCCCCTCATCTCTTCGTCCACTTGCTCACCCTGCGGCCTTCACCATTTCGCTACACTGATCCGTTATGTCCAGTGATGCCCGCTCTACCTCTGCCCAGTCGGCCCCCGAACAGCTCAGCCTCAAACCGCGCTTCAAACCCGAAGTCATGAGCCCGGTGGGCGGCTGGCCGCAGCTCCGTGCCGCCGCCAACGCCGGGGCTGACGCGGTGTTTTTTGGGGTGGAGGCCTTTCATGCGCGGGCCAAGGTGGGCTTCAGCAACGAAGAATTGCCCGAGATTATGCGTTACCTGCATGAGCGCGGCATCAAAGGTTACGTGACCTTCAACGTGCTGGTGTTTGACCGAGAGCTGCGTGAAGCCGAGCAGCAACTGCTGCACCTATCTGCCTGTGGAGTAGACGCCATCATCGTGCAGGACATCGGCGTGGCGCGGCTGGCCGCCGAGGTGGTGCCGGATCTGCCGATTCACGGCTCCACTCAGATGAGCATCACTTCCGCTGAGGGCGCACAGCTCGCCCACCGCTTCGGGGCGAGCCGGGTGGTGCTGGGCCGCGAACTGAGTCTGCCCGATATTGCCCGCATCCGCGCCGCCACCGACGTTGAGCTGGAAACGTTCGTTCACGGGGCGCTGTGCGTCAGCTATTCGGGGCAGTGCTTTTCCAGCGAGGCTTGGGGCGGGCGCAGCGCCAACCGGGGCCAGTGCGCTCAGGCCTGCCGCCTGCCTTACGACCTCTTCGTGGACGGCCTCCAGCGCGACCTCGGCGATGCCCGTTATCTGCTCTCGCCCGGCGACCTCTACGCGCTGCATCAGGTTCCCGAACTCATCAGTATCGGGGTGCATTGCCTCAAAATTGAAGGCCGTTACAAGGACGCCGAATTTGTGGCGCTGACCACCGCCGCCTACCGCAAGGCCGTGGATGAGGCCTGGGCCGAGCTACCACTCAGCATCACGCCGCAAGACGAGCGCGACCTGGCGCAGGTCTACTCGCGGGGCCTGGGGCCGCACTTCATGGCCGGAACCAACCATCAGACCGTCGTGCGGGGCCGTGCGCCGCGCCACCGGGGGGTGCGGGTCGGCACGGTGACGGCTCTGACCGGACGCGGCGTGGTCGTTAAGCTCAGCGAAGACCTCAAGGCTGGCGACGGCCTGGTGTTCGACGCGGCCAACTGGCGAGCGCCGGAAGGCCGCGAGGAAGGCGGATTTTTGTATGGCGGCTGGGGTTACGGCGCAGGGCAAAACAATCAGCCGCTCGAAGCGCTCAAGTCTGGGCAAGAAATCGAGCTGCGCTTTGCCAAAGGAGCTGTCAATCCTGATCGGGTGCGCTCCGGCGACTGGGTCTGGCGCACCCACGATCCCGCCCTCGACGCCCGCGTACGCCCGCTCCTCGACAGCGCCGACCCGCTGTACACCCGGCCCGTGACGATGCAGTTTGTGGGCAAGGTGGGCGAGGCTCCGCGCCTGATCCTGACCGACGAAGCGGGCCGCACGGTGATGGCCACCGGCGAGGCTCCGCTCTCCGAGGCTCGCAACCGCGCCCTCGACGAACAAACTCTGCGTGAGCAACTCGGCAAGCTGGGCGGCACGCCGTACCACTTGGCCGACTTGGACATAGAGCTGGTCGGCGCGGGATTTTTGCCCGTCAGCGCCCTGAACGCTCTGCGCCGCGACGCCACCACCCAGCTCACCGCGCTGAGAGGGCAAGTCCCAGAGCGCCGCGCCCAGCCGCTGTTGGAGGCCAGCAGCGGTTCAGCCGATCTGGCCGCCGCTCCCCAGTCGGCTCCGCGCCTGCACCTGCTGGTTCGCACGCCGGAGCAACTGGAAGCTGCCATCGCGGCGTATCCCGAGAGCATCACGCTGGATTACCTTGAACTCTACGGCCTGCGGCCCAGCGTGGAGCAAGTTCAGAACGCGGGCATCACGGTGCGGGTGGCCAGTCCGCGTATTCTCAAGCCCACCGAACAAAAGCTGCAAAAGTTCTTGCTGTCACTGAACGCTGAGCTGCTGGTACGCTCTGGCGGGTTGCTGGAAAGCCTCCAAGATGTGCCGAATCGACCCGATTTGGTCGGCGATTTCAGCCTCAACGCCGCCAACGCCCTGAGCAGCCGCGCTCTGCTGGCGCTGGGCCTGAACCGCATCACTCCGACCCACGACCTCAACGCCCAGCAGATCAGCGACCTCGCCGCGCTGATCGGGCCGGACAAGCTCGAAATTATCGCTTACGGCCACCTGCCGGTCTTTCACACCGAGCACTGCGTCTTTTGCCGTTTCCTGAGCGACGGCACCGATTACACCAACTGCGGCCATCCCTGTGAGAGCCATCAGCTGGCCCTGCGCGATGAGCGGGGCCGCCTGCATCCAGTGATGGCCGACGTGGGTTGCCGCAACACCGTTTTCGAGGGCCGCGCCCAGACGGGGGCCGCCCACCTCCTCACCTGGCTGGAGGGTGGCCTGCGCGACTTCCGCTTGGAGTTCGTCCACGAGAGCGCCGACGACGTGCGCGAGGTGGTGGCTGCTCACCGCGCCTTCTTTGCGGGCAAGCTCAGTCCCGCCGAACTGGACAGCCGCTTGGCGCTGGTCGGCGGCGGCAGCACCGAGGGCAGCTTCTTCGTGCCGCCGAGCTTCGGCGCTGGTCTGCCCGCCCCCGACGCGTTTTCCGATTTGTCTGCCCTGCCGATGTTGTAGGAAGGTAAGTGGGATGGGATACTGCTAACGCTGCCCTCGTCGGCGTTTCAAATTCCCACAGCTCAGATTCCTACTTCCGCCACTTCTCCAACTCCGCTGCTGTCAGCGGCCCAAACTTAAGCGCCCGCACTTTGCCGCCCGCGTCCAGCAGTACGCTGGTGGGCAGTCCGGGTAGCGGCCAGCCGCGCAAATCTGCGGTGTGGGCAAACGCCAGCGGCAGGCCTCCCAGTTGGTTTTCCTTCCAGAAGTTCAGCACGCCTGCCGGTGATTCGCCCACATTCACCGCCACCACTTTCAGCTTGCCGGAGCGCTGGGCAGCGTCCAGACGTGGCAACTCTTCGCGGCAGGGCGGGCACCACGTCGCCCAGAAGTTGAGCAAGGTCACGCCCTTGGCGGCGGGTTTGA includes:
- a CDS encoding DUF3656 domain-containing U32 family peptidase, translated to MSSDARSTSAQSAPEQLSLKPRFKPEVMSPVGGWPQLRAAANAGADAVFFGVEAFHARAKVGFSNEELPEIMRYLHERGIKGYVTFNVLVFDRELREAEQQLLHLSACGVDAIIVQDIGVARLAAEVVPDLPIHGSTQMSITSAEGAQLAHRFGASRVVLGRELSLPDIARIRAATDVELETFVHGALCVSYSGQCFSSEAWGGRSANRGQCAQACRLPYDLFVDGLQRDLGDARYLLSPGDLYALHQVPELISIGVHCLKIEGRYKDAEFVALTTAAYRKAVDEAWAELPLSITPQDERDLAQVYSRGLGPHFMAGTNHQTVVRGRAPRHRGVRVGTVTALTGRGVVVKLSEDLKAGDGLVFDAANWRAPEGREEGGFLYGGWGYGAGQNNQPLEALKSGQEIELRFAKGAVNPDRVRSGDWVWRTHDPALDARVRPLLDSADPLYTRPVTMQFVGKVGEAPRLILTDEAGRTVMATGEAPLSEARNRALDEQTLREQLGKLGGTPYHLADLDIELVGAGFLPVSALNALRRDATTQLTALRGQVPERRAQPLLEASSGSADLAAAPQSAPRLHLLVRTPEQLEAAIAAYPESITLDYLELYGLRPSVEQVQNAGITVRVASPRILKPTEQKLQKFLLSLNAELLVRSGGLLESLQDVPNRPDLVGDFSLNAANALSSRALLALGLNRITPTHDLNAQQISDLAALIGPDKLEIIAYGHLPVFHTEHCVFCRFLSDGTDYTNCGHPCESHQLALRDERGRLHPVMADVGCRNTVFEGRAQTGAAHLLTWLEGGLRDFRLEFVHESADDVREVVAAHRAFFAGKLSPAELDSRLALVGGGSTEGSFFVPPSFGAGLPAPDAFSDLSALPML
- a CDS encoding TlpA family protein disulfide reductase, yielding MFAALFTLLTLPALAVGSAAPPLTLSDSQGHVSRFKPAAKGVTLLNFWATWCPPCREELPRLDAAQRSGKLKVVAVNVGESPAGVLNFWKENQLGGLPLAFAHTADLRGWPLPGLPTSVLLDAGGKVRALKFGPLTAAELEKWRK
- a CDS encoding 2'-5' RNA ligase family protein, whose protein sequence is MGLYSVVAWPTAELAEWLSALQRRLGVRSYGEAHLNLRAPFEYAGDPNELICDVRRSLAGVPPFQVEFLHWRRFPHVIFLEYALSVPLHGLHQRLIQVPGAPPSSYDGERFIPHVSLAIGVVDWAEESIWNALKDLRPPQGSFEVQAASLTKEASGELREVRTFPLGYSAVSQREQEQ
- a CDS encoding Mrp/NBP35 family ATP-binding protein — protein: MREAVLEVLRSVNDPELHRDLVSLGMIERIDVAGSDITVKVNLTTPACPLKATIERDVREAVMSVTGVETVTVEFGAQVRMPSTPPMPGVKNVLLIGSGKGGVGKSSVAVNIACALAQSGASVGLMDADVYGPSVAHMLGKSSAKLTGNAERKMMPLEAHGIRFISMANLSPAGQALVWRGPMLHSAIQQFLKDAAWGELDYLIVDLPPGTGDVQLSLTQSVQVTGAVIVTTPQDVALIDAARAIDMFRKANVPILGIIENMSYFEAPDTGHIYDLFGRGGASKLGNYPILGEVPLDTDVRQDADNGTPAVISHPQAAASIALKQIAQNLAGRVSVQTLTELPMAQLA
- a CDS encoding helix-turn-helix transcriptional regulator → MTVVAAIPAASLPERTPERTKDKLLEAVKECDCATAQTLADKLGLSVPAIRRHLQDLQDAGHLDVRSEKPGGRGRPQHVYVLTEAGEATFPKAYASLCVDVLRHVDTLFGEGAVMRVLDARQLDLYELLAPLLSQHGDLGSKLEALTEALCQHGYAARAYQERGQWYLSQRNCPAPAVAKAFPELCQTELSLYRELLGVPISRESRLSCGAAECRYKVG